TTTCCctcagagtcccacatgggacggggctcgatccaacttgattatcttgtacccatcccagcacttagtacggtgattggccttagtgagtgcttagcaaataacattattattattattattattatcattattattattataacatgacttgaaaagcagcctgacctagtggaaagaacccaggcctgggaatcagaggacctgggttctaatcccagctctgccacttgtctgctttgggacctggggcaagtcactttacttctctgcccctcagtctccccatctgtaaaacgggaatgaaatcctactccctcctacctggaccgtgagcctcgagagggacagggactacatccaccccgataacctcgcatctaccccagcaattagattaacaggtaccgtaaaaaaataaaataactccAAGACTCTAACCTAATCGTCCTCGAGGCAACTTCCGTGAGGAGACACAGAAAGAAGAGGTGATGAGAACGGGCGAGACTGGCGTTCTAACCGTGAAACCTTTCTTTCTTAGGATCCCAAACTCTGGTGGTTTCAGCTTGTCTGCTCCGAGAGCTTTTACACCCCGGGAACACCCGACCTACTAGAAGAATCAGGAGACGCCTCACCGGccgcctcccctcttccctctctgggaTAAACGGTCACATCTGAACCCcgcaccaccccatctccctccttcgaGGCAGGACCGATCTTCCAATGGTATCCGTCTTTACCCAAGACAAGCGACGGCGAAAAGTCTCCCCGGGTCTTTTCCGGCAGCTTTCCGGGTGACCGGGGCTGTGGTTTCCTACGCGAGTGCCGCGTGGGCCGCCGCGAGGGGTGAATCCGAAGGTGGCCGTCCGTGTACGTTGGGCTCCACCAACTGACCGCCGGTAGCGTTGCAAAGACCAAAAACTGGGCCGCCTGaccagcatttaaaaaaaaaaatattagaaaTCTCCCTTCTTTTCAGAAGTAGCAATTAAGGCAGAAATGTAGGCAGCAGGAATAAAACCATCAGGCCACTCGAACGTTGCTTTCCGTTCAGGAAAAAAAGATCGATTAGCCAACTCGGTCCCCGGGCGGTTAATCTGAACGGTATTTTGCCATCTGCTACTTTGCGGGGTGGTAGTCTATAGTAGGATTAGGGCCCCTTGGtattttgaaagagaaaaaataCTTAGCTTCCATTATTTAGCGTAGAAAACTTTTTTGGCTTTCAGATTTTTACACCGGCTTATGAACGTATGCAAATGCATCTCTTCGCACCTATCACACTGTCCTAGCCTCAGGGACGGTCATGTCAGATCAGCCCAAGAAGGTCTCTGTTATTCGCTGCGCGTTTCAAGCCACCAAGTGTTCGATAAGTTCCCCGCTGCCCGTTCCCACCAAGACACCATCACTCACCACATCTGCTTTTCACCACGTTTCTCGGTAAAACTCTGACCCGCGGTAATACGGAAAATGAATCCCGAAGCGTACGTAAAGAAATCAGAACTGCAAAACACACCGATCCCCACGGAAACTCCCGGTCACTCTAACAGTTCACGATCTGTGGCACTAAGATTCAGCGTTTAAGCCACtgatggtgttttttttaaggtagtTGATAGTGCTgctgaacaccgtactaagcgctggaggagtaggtacaagttaattataccggacccagtccctgtcccccgtgcggctcacagaataagcaggagggagaacggctattgaatctccatttttcagttgaggaaactgaggcccagagaggtgacttgcccaaggtcacacgccaagtatcggccgagcctggatttagaacccagggcctccggctcccaggctgcTCTTTCCGTTCTGGGGGATAAGTACCTACTGGAAAAAGAGAGTAAAGTTCTATTCCGTTTGCAAATTTTCTCACTCCTATTAACGTGGGTTAAAGCCGTCTGAAGTATTAACACAAACCCAGTATCCGTCACTTCATTCCAAGACTATCCTTTGGTTACGAGCCACGGGCTCTCCGGGCGAGGAACCCCTGACCCGCTCATCAACTCGTGGCCCTCTCCCTGAGAGGAGCTCATTTCTTGCTTGTTTATTACATCTATGTGCCTCCGACCCACACATCCAAATAGTCATCTCTGGAAAGACAGAACAATTCCACCAGGAAAAAGACCATTTAGCTCTACAGCAATTCGGGAGCCCTCCCCATTCACGCCGATAAACGCTCTTGAACACTTAGGGTggctggagaagagaaagcaatGCACATAAACACACGGTGATCCTTTCAATAATATTAGGACTTACAGCCACGTGTCTGTGTAAGCTACACTGCTGGCAAGTGACGAGACAGTGATATCACTACTAGAGTACATTAAAAGAAAATCCTGCTAAAGTGTAAATAGTCCCGAGCGCTATCAGGTCAGGAGGCTGGTGCTTTATCTACTGAAATTGTGAGTTTCGAAAGATGTGGCCAAACGACCTATCGCTTTCGATGCTTCCCTGCCAAAAATGGAAACATCCATAGCAAACCGGATTTCCTGGTCCTAAGAACGGCATTTAGTCTTTTCCTGGCAGTTACACCTTTCATACGCTTAAAAGTATTTCTAAAGGAAGCCGTCGGTTTCTTTCCCCcccgtgtgcctcagttctcatcttaTATTTCTTTTGGGAAATCATCTAGGCCAGACCACTTTTCTTACAAGGCCTGGATCTCAAAAACAGATCAATGTAGGATTAGATAGTTGTCATTGGAGAAATGAAGCCAAGCAGGAAATACAGAATCATTTTCCTCCGTCTAGGTGATCTTAGAGAATAATTTGCCGATGATTAAGGGAGAACTGGGCTAATTGTACAGGATGAAAATCTGGCATAAAGTGTCTGTAAAAGGATTTTCAAACTATTCGTAAACTGTCCAGAAAACAGAAAAAGCACAGATCTTCGCTTTTTCTTATCGTGTACAAGGGATGGATGTTGAACCCCCCAGAGACGCATGAGGATAAGTTTCCATATAGTGAAAACTGCTTAATTTTTTATGCATTTTTTTCCATGGACtaggaaacagacactgaaaaTCTCCACTACAATATCATGCTAGATACTGCTCTGCTCTACCACGTAACAACCAGCCCACCAAGACTTCTCTTAGTTTAAAAAAATTCTTCCCTATAAACTGATGCCAGAGTTACTCACTCAGCAGAAGGGATTCACTTATCTTTctgctttattgctgaatttcttCTGTTTGCCAAACCCTCACCAATATGAACAGCCAATTAATCCACTGGGAAGAATTAATGCAGAGTCCAAAGCCAAGCAAGTCCTGAATACCAAGAATGAAATAACATGTTGGAAAGTCTCTCAAATGAACAAAAGAGATACCATGTACCAAAAGAAAGTCTCGTTTAAAtttggttgttttttaaaaaataaaatacgatttattaaaaaaagtcttttttttcccttttctttttgaaATGTGCACTTGGGAACCAAAAGGAAGGTAAACCTAGCGAATGACAATGAATTGGCAGTAGATTAGTGCAGCAGATTACGTATGGCCTATTTTGCCTGGCTTAACCCACATATCCGAAGAAGTCAGAATCACCAACGTAGTAGAAAAAAGCAATTGGGAATTACAATCTCCAAACAGTTCCTAAAGATCAAATGCAAAACAGTATCAAGTACATCTGCAATGATCCCAGAGATTCTACCTGGGGACATTAAGACACAAAAGCTCTGTCCCAGTTCTTCAGGAATGAATGCTACTAATAATGCTTTACCGAAGAGAGCCTTTTTATGAGCTATTGCAAAGGCTGAGCCAATACTAGGTAAATTACCCCAGACTGGACTCAAGTCACTTGAAAGTGAACTCGTTTCTCTCCCTCTAAATCCCACTTGGTCGGAGAAAACCAAAATGACTTTTGAATTCTCTTGGGCATATTTACCACAGAACCAAACATGTAACCTCAGAGTTATTGGTCCGGCCCAGTACAGGCCTGGCTCAAAGTTCATCTAGGGATTAATTCAGTAAGAACCCGTGGGAGCTCATCAGATGTTGGAGAACTGACTTGGTGTTCACGGGGAAGTGAGAAATGACAAAATTTAAGCTCAGCTCTCCAACATTAACCAAGATCATCAATCACAAGATAATATCCCCAGTGACCTCAAATCCACAAGTAATCCACAAGCTAATCTACCTGTCCCTAACCAATTTTATTTGATTATATCAGTGGATGGGTGAAGAAAGCAGACATGTTTAGATTAAGAACTCAAGCAGCATTTGGAAGAAGCCTGTTATACAAATCAGATATGGTATAAGTCATTCCAATTTCACTTCAATACTACAGATATTtggttttctctcttcctttgcaAAGATAATGATAGCAAATTAATTTCTCTCCAATAAGAACCATACCCCTTTCTGTAGCAGAAATGTAACCATCATTAACATAACTTCACCATTAAAAGGGTGAAAAAAGGAAAAGTTGTGGAGGGTTTTCGACCAACTGTAATGTAGGAAATTAATATCTGAATCTGGAAAATTAGGCTCACTTCTGCTCGTGTCCATTCTCGGCTATGAATCTATTCTAAATATTGATTGAATAGACTAGACTAACTCTACTGTCCCATTGAGTATTCTCCACTCAATTCGGTATCTTCCTGATTGCTCCAGGGAGTAGGTTCATACAAAAATAGAAAGTTTTAAGATCTCATTGACAGACTTCCACAAGctttcaatcatcatcatcactggcatttattgagtgcttactgtgtgcagagcactgaactaaacacctgagaacagaattggtaggcacgtttcctgcccacaaccataaAGTTTGAACAGTCTTCCCCAGCTTTCCAACCTTCAGTTTTCTAAGTCTGTTCTTTCAAAAGATTCTTCCTCATCTTCCGAATCTGAATTTTCATCTTCAGACGCTGAATCCTcatactcctcttcctcctcccgggcCAAGAGCTTCTTAAAGATTTCAAACTCCTCAGAAGAGGAATGAGCTGTCTTGGTCAGGAACTCGGCTTCTGAGACTCTCAAGACTGCCATCACCGTAGGGTTACAGATCTGGGTCTGCCCTTTCTTATCGGGAGTTTGGTAAAGACCCAGTCGTTCTAAGAAGATATGCCTTTGCTTGATCTTCGTTATTGAATACTGCAATAATTTGGTCTTCACAATATCAGGCTGCTGAAGTCCCATCCTGAAATAGGCGTACTGTAAAGAACAAAGAATTTCGGAATCTTGGGGTAAGTTTTGAAAATTCTCCCGCCGACATACTTTAAAACTGGCAAACAAGCACAAAAGCCGTGGGCAGTgagaaacaggaaagaaaatGCAGTAGGAATCCATTTTTTTCCTTAGGCTAAGACGAACCAAACATCAATAAAAAGGGTGGAAATGGAACTAAGGAAAACGTTTGCAGAAAAGATTTCAGAATTCAGCCTATCACTCATAATTCCTATTATAAATGTAAACCAAGTGACAAAGTTAACTGATTATATTCAGAAGAGCTGAGAATGCAAAAGTAAAACAGGAGGGCAGTAGAGGAGACTATcagtggtactgagcacttattgtgtgccaagaattgtattaagactacaatacaacagagttgaaagacatgtccccagcccacaagaagcttacagtctagaggggagactgacattaatataaacacataaattagggagatgtacataagtatttTGGAGCTGACAGTGGAGTGACTATCACACGCTGAaagggtatctatcccagtgcataggcaacacaaagAGGGAAGGAATAGAGGAGAGACCACTaaattggggaagatctcttggaagagatgtgatttttataaggtttttgaaggtggggagagtgatgttcttGTcacacaggaagagagagagctccaggtcagagggcAGATGtgcgggcaaggggtcgacagaggaatagatgagatcaatgaagaagcagcttggatggagaagaaagggcagactttagcaacgtggtgaaggtagaaccgagaggatctggtgacagactgaatatatgggttgagtgagagatgagatgaggataatgccagtgctgagggcttttgagacagggaggatggtggtgcttcctacagtgatgggaaagatgggggaggacagggtttagttgggaagaggaggagttctatTATGGACCTGTTAACTTTGAGACATCACCAAGATATCCAtgcagaaatgtcctgaaggaaggatgaaatgtgggactgcagagacggagagaggacagggctggagatgcagactAGAGAATTAACCCCAAGGTAGCTGAAGTCCTGGGAGCaaacgagttctccgagggagcggctgtagctggagaatagacgGGCACCCGAAACCGAGACTTGAGGGATAAGAAGGACAAGGCACGGTTGGCCTGCCCACTCCTCTCAAGGATAGTTCCTTCCCAGGGCAAATCTCCTCTCACATAAACCCGATCCTGACCTTCTTACTTTGGAATACGAACCATGGAAAACCTGGGAACTTCCGTACCAAATGCCTGCTTTTCTCAAAATTCTGTCTTCCTTCTGATGCAACAAGTTACAGTGTAAAATATTAAACTTTGAATTTTAAGGCTGCCTTCAAATGAGACATTTTAGAATGCTCAGTGGATCTATTAATGGGTTCACCAGGCCCAAGTCCAGAAATAGTACTCTAACGCACCAGataaggagtcctgggttctctaGCGTTTCCTTTGCCCCATGATTTAATATAACCTCTCTatatctcaatttcttcatctattgGATAAATACACTGAGCAGAGTAAAATCCCACATGGCTCAGCAATGGCATCCCCGATATCTTACAAAAATCATTTTCTGATTAATTTAATGAGCTACAGGGGATAGGTCTCTGATTTTTTCACCCTTATTAAAACTTAGCTTTCAAATCCGGGACTTAAAATAGATGCGGGAGATGGAGCAGTTGGAAGCATTCTACTGTCTTCTCGCTCCCGATGCCTcccactctgctcccctgccgcttcccctacccgtaatttgttttaatatctgtcctcaCCACTGGGTTGTAAacgccttgaggtcagggaccgggtctaccactctgttaaaccgtcctctcccaagcgctcagcatagtgctcggcacagaaagTGGTCAATAAGGGATTGATCGTGCTCCACCCGGTCTTCTTTCCTGATTCCCTTATTGCGCCTATCTTGTCCTGAGAAATGCACCAATCCTACCTCTCTGGGCTTTAACCACGGGTGGGAGGAgggctctcatctctcccctctcgctgactttcctcctactcccagctTCCTAGACGAAATGGGGCAGAGACAGTGGATCTACAGCAAGAGTCAACTTTCAGAACCCAGGCCGGCTTGTCCAGAGCCCAATAAACCGCGGAGTAAACTCTCCATCCCCCATGGAGGAGTCCAACCCATCCGTTAGTCACCCGAAAGCTCGCCTGCCCTGTGACATTGATAGTTCCTCCAAGTATTAGTGATTTTCCCAATTCCGATCCTTCCTCGACGCACTTTATCAATCaccagtagagtataaggatatgtacataagtgccgtggggttggagtGAGTACGTATATTAGAGTTTCAAACCACTCGCTTGGGAGGGTGGCTGCTTTTTTAATTGCCTCTTCTGTGCCATTCCCTCAAAATTAACCTCTTGTTGAGTTTAGCCGAAACTGAGCCTCCTACACCCCGTATCTTGGAGAATTTGTGACTTTGGAATACAAGCTACGTGGAAATGTTACGTGAGGGAACGttcctagaaaaaaaaaaacacgtgtGATCACCATGATCTGTGGTTTATCCGCTCTTACCTGGAATTTGTATTCCAGACTGTTGGGATCTTCGTGTAGGACTCTGGGACAGGTGTGCAAAATTTCTGTCACTTGCTCAACTGTAAAGAGACACTTTTTCTTCAAAACACAGACGACGGCTTCAATTTGCTGCTGTTTCAGGACGAAAACATCAGGGCAGCAGTTGGCCACGTGCCGTAGATGTCCTGTGGGACAAGGAGACAATAAAGATGAGTGTGCCGGTGTTAATCTAGAGCATCCGCTACTAAAATACCAAATATAATAGCCAGAAACACGTTTTTTGAATTGTTTGTGCACGTCTAGTTTTCTCGTTCCAACATTTTGAAGGATTCCGCTCCAAGACTTTCACCTCTGAACCGAGAGACTGTAGAATTTTTCGGATCCGAGAAGTAAATATTATAAAAATCAACAAGTATCAGGATCAGAATTCTATCCTGGACCTAGCAGTCTGAGACGGCTCATTTCCTACCTAAAAACCAAATTAAGTCTCCATGATATCAGTCAGAGGTGCCCCGATGATTGAATTAAGGAGAGTAGGGAGAATATTAAGATTCAAATGAAAGTACTAGAGAGGCAGCTCTAGAAGAAAAAACCCACTTTTCATAGGTGGTATACtatcgtggtattttttaatattAAGTCGCTACCGGCCAAACACAAGACTGATCACATAGAATCCGGTCCCTACGAAGAGGAAACTGTTAACTGTGTTAATTCCTTTACACTGGCTACATGCAGCCACGTTACTTTACTGATATTGACTAAAATGTTAGTAtctggccccgtggaaagagcacagctctgaaaAGCAggaaacctagattctaatctggGTCCTGGGAGTAAAGGAACGCCCGCTGGGACTAAGCCAGCAGCGGGGAGGGCTCAAGACCACAGAAGTACAAAGGGCGATCGATGAGGTGGGAGGGCCCGGCTGGGATCTGGGCAAATAGCCGGTTCTCGTGGgcggcttcctgaaggaggtgggattcgcTCAACGTTGTGAACATCTGGAGAGCCGCAGCCTGCTGGATTCGAAGAAAGGGAGTTCAAAGCGGGGGCGACGGCTGAATTAGGGGTCAGAGGCAAGTGAGCAGAGTGAGGCGAGTGTGAtttttctgttgcttctcccctCGCGCCTCAAACTTTTCATTCGTGCCCGACCCTTCCTTTCTCAACCTCTGCTTTCCTTGCCCTCTTCTCTCGCCTCCCTGAGCACCCAGCTTCTCATTCTTCGCGTCCACCTTTTGGTGTCGTTTCCTTCCTCTACGGCGACGTCTGTGACCCCTACGTACACACATCCTACGTACGTGTGGCCTCGCTCGGGTCCCCCGGGTGGGCGTTTATCAGCACGTGTCGCTAAAGCGGGCGCTTCCCTACACATCTGGGTCTTTTCCCACGGTCCACACGGTTTCCTGGATGAATCCGCGTCCCCTCTCCATGTCTGCGTACATCTTTGATTCTGGGTACGTCTCCGGGTTTCCGTTTCCCCTTGGCTTTTTCGGGTACGCGAAGGAGGCTGCCGCGGCCGTGCAGCGCCCTCGGAAAGCTCAGGTGTTCTCGGGGTCCGCCTCTTCAGCTTCCATCCCGGCTCGGGATCCCGCCGGGCCCAGCCACATCTCAGAGGGAGAACGactgccctctctgcctcctccgggCTTTAACGCTGTCACGCACAACGATCCCCGTCCCCGTCAAACGACCGGCTTTTAAGCTGGGCAAAATTCCCCAACGTAGCGAGGACCCAGTGCCTGCCCTGGGCAAGTTTACAATTCAAAGAATTTGTCTGAAAtgctagcgtggcctagtggaaagatcccaggccttggagtcagaggacctgggttcgaaactCAGCTCTCCCgcctggctgccgtgtgacctcgggcgagtcacatctcactgcctcagtttcctcacctgtaaaacagggattcaataccttttctctctcccacttagagactctgagccccgtgt
This sequence is a window from Ornithorhynchus anatinus isolate Pmale09 chromosome 7, mOrnAna1.pri.v4, whole genome shotgun sequence. Protein-coding genes within it:
- the MTERF4 gene encoding transcription termination factor 4, mitochondrial isoform X1, which translates into the protein MAGLAKKIPRWYGLVRPARLHVAKAFHPHIRQKTVASTSLLRNGRSLATTSSTGKSDGLSSVRFNQNKDLGSNEDGPRDLLASLQKQNDERTPELERVTNSFFDMGFNKPQIAELFSFKPQLEAQRRLEIISELVLLGLDPGPVCKILKNSPGILGMTVKQLKNQAGYLRRLGLEAGHLRHVANCCPDVFVLKQQQIEAVVCVLKKKCLFTVEQVTEILHTCPRVLHEDPNSLEYKFQYAYFRMGLQQPDIVKTKLLQYSITKIKQRHIFLERLGLYQTPDKKGQTQICNPTVMAVLRVSEAEFLTKTAHSSSEEFEIFKKLLAREEEEEYEDSASEDENSDSEDEEESFERTDLEN
- the MTERF4 gene encoding transcription termination factor 4, mitochondrial isoform X2, which encodes MGFNKPQIAELFSFKPQLEAQRRLEIISELVLLGLDPGPVCKILKNSPGILGMTVKQLKNQAGYLRRLGLEAGHLRHVANCCPDVFVLKQQQIEAVVCVLKKKCLFTVEQVTEILHTCPRVLHEDPNSLEYKFQYAYFRMGLQQPDIVKTKLLQYSITKIKQRHIFLERLGLYQTPDKKGQTQICNPTVMAVLRVSEAEFLTKTAHSSSEEFEIFKKLLAREEEEEYEDSASEDENSDSEDEEESFERTDLEN